The Bacteroidota bacterium genome contains the following window.
GACAGAGCTCAGCAAAAGAAATATTTTGTAGGGTTCGGAAAAACCGTCTTCAGGATAATCGGTAACAGAAGCAAACGCATGAGCTACAAAAAAGAATGGGGAATATAAAATGGCTGTCCCCATAGACATTCTTTCGACCTTTTTTCCATCCTCAGTGAGAACAGGCCAAAACAAATAACTATCATCTGCTAACTTGTAATCACTTTTCTCAAGTTTTATGTCGTCATAAATAAATAATTCCGGAAGGTATCCATAGTAGGAATGAATATCCCATTCGATCACACGGTCTTGTTTTTCCCAGTTCTTTAAGCTGAAATCTATCAACAGGCAAGTCAATGCAACGATGCCGATTGCCAAAGTTGATAACTGAATTTTCATGCGCTGTGCTGTTCTTTGCTTTCCATCCTCGCTTACTATCATTCAGTTCGCCTTTGTGAGTAGCGCTGATGAGTTTTACTTTTTGCTTTCAATTTCAATAATGCGTTTTATCTCGTGATGGAGTTCGGGAATATCCTTTACAGCAGTATCGTATACAATTTCATAATCTGTTCCAAAATAATCATGAATGAGCCGATTGCGCATATTTTTCATGTCTTGCCATTTTAAATGAGGATATTTAATCTTAATATCATCCTCAATACGTTTGGTTGCTTCTCCAATTATTTCTAAACTTCGGGCTAATGCGCGGCATAATGTAGCATCCTGAATTATATTTTCTTTGGAATTTTCTTTTAGTAATATGCAAAATAAACTCGCATTCATCCACAACATGGTGCAAAAACTCAAGCTGCGATGGGAACATATTCAACTTCTTTTAGAATATAAGGTCCAATATATTTACTGAGCGACTGCGGAGTTACCAACTCAATTTTTCTTCCTGTTATTTCCTCAAGAAGATCTCCTAACCGCATGAAATTATGAAAGGTTTTTTTTTCGGGAATAAACTCTACAAAAAAATCCACATCACTTGTTTCTTTTGCTTCATCTCTTACAAAAGAACCGAATATACCAAGCCGCCTTACTCCATAAGAAAGTATTTGCTCTTGATTTGCAAGAATCCTTTCAATAAGTTCTTTTTTATTTTGTACGGGCGATTGCATGGGACAAAGTTACAAATCAAAGTGACACATTCTCTTTCGCTTCCATCCTCGCCTTAATATCATTCAGTTCACCTTTCGGAATGGCGCTGATGAGTTTTGTATTTATGAAAAAATATTTATCCGTTGCTTCACAAAGTCGCGGATCTTTTCTGCAATCTTAAAATATTTTCTGGTTTCCTCAAACTATCATTCATAATTTAATTCCTTCTTTCATTGCCCAACGAATGATGTGCCCGGGTAATTCTTGTTTGCTGGCAACTTCTTCTTCGCTGTTTATAAGCACATCTACAGGAGCACGGATGGATTGCACCAGCGCTTTGTTGATCTTTGTGCACCATGAAATTTTTTCTCTCGGAGAAAAGGAAGACTTTGTAATTACCAACACATCATAGTCGCTTCCCTTACGGAATTCGCCTCTTGCCCTTGAACCAAAAAGCATCACCTGAGCATCGGGAAAAAAATCACGCACGATGGATTTGATAGATTGTAAGGCTGTATTCGACATAAAGCAAAGTTACAAATCAAAGTGACACATTCTCTTTCGCTTCCATCCTCGCCTTAATATCATTCAGTTCGCCTTTCGGAATGGCGCTGATGAGTTTTTTGGTGTATTCGGTTTGCGGATTGGAATAAATAGAATCAGATTCACCCATCTCTACAATTTTTCCGCTTTCCATCACTATCATGCGGTCGCTCATGAATTTTACAACGGAGAGGTCGTGCGAAATAAAAATATACGTGAACTTGAATTCTTTTTGCAGCTGGCGGAGAAGATTCAGCACCTGCGCCTGAATGGACACATCGAGCGCGGAAACCGATTCATCGCAGATAATGAATTCAGGATTGAGCGCCAGCGCGCGAGCAATGCAGATGCGCTGCCGCTGCCCACCGGAAAATTCGTGCGGGTAGCGGTAAAAATGCGTTTCGTCAAGATTCACTTTCTTCAGAAGTTCCATCGCTTTGTGTTTGCGGAAACTGTCGTGCTCAAATAATTTATGCACCCGCATGGGCTCCACAATGGCTTCGCCAATAGTGATGCGCGGGTTGAGAGATGAATAAGGGTCCTGAAAAATTATCTGCATGTGTTTGCGCATCGGGCGAAGTTCACTGACAGACAAGCCCATAATATTTTTTCCTTCAAAAATTATTTCGCCTGCAGTGGGCTCAATCAATCTAAGAATAGTTCTTCCCAGGGTTGTTTTTCCACAGCCGGATTCTCCGACAAGCCCCAGCGTTTCTCCCGGATACACATCAAACGAAACATCATCCACCGCTTTCACAAATTCTTTTGAGCGGCTCAAAATTCCTTTTCGCACCGGGAAATATGTTTTAAGATTTTTTATCCGGAGAACGGGCTGCTGGGCATAAATTTCTTTGTGCCTGTTTTCTCGCTCGCGTTTTGATACGATGATTTTACTGGTAACCTGCTCAATGGTATGCGGGCTCTCTGTCATCGAGCCGTCTTCGCGCGTTATCATGAAATCGGAAATAGTGGGCAGCCAGTGATAGCGCCTGTTGAGGGGAGGACGGCAGGCAAGCAATCCTTTTGTATAGGGATGCTGAGGATGGGCAAAAATTTTCCATACGCTTCCTTCTTCAACAATTCTTCCTTTATACATCACGATTACGCGGTCGGCAAGTTCGGCAATCACGCCCAGGTCGTGCGTAATGAACATGATGGACATGCCTCTCTCTTTCTGAAGTTTTTTCAAAAGTTCGAGGATGGTATGTTCAACGGTTACATCGAGCGCAGTGGTTGGTTCATCGGCAATCAGAATGGAGGGGTTGCAGGATATTGCCATGGCAATCATCACGCGCTGCCTTTGTCCTCCAGAAAGTTGATGCGGATATGTATTGTACATCACTTCAGGACGGGGCAGCTGAACTTCTTTGAAAAGCTCTATGGTTTTTTGCTTCGCGGTTTTGGCTGTACACTTCTGGTGAAGAAGAATGGCTTCTGCCACCTGATCGCCACAGGTGTAAACAGGATTGAGCGAGGTCATCGGCTCCTGGAAAATCATTCCGATTTCATTTCCCCTGTAGTGCCGGAATTGCTCTTCGTTAAGTTTCAGCAAGTCAACCGCTCCGAACTTTTTGCTGTGGTAAATCATCTGCCCGTCCGTAATTTTTCCGGGAGGACTTTTGATGAGGCGCATCACAGAAAGGGCGGTCACAGATTTTCCTGTTCCTGATTCCCCCACGATGCCGAGGATTTCTCCTTTGTGTAAAGTGAAACTGATGCCATTTACCGCGCGCACGGTTTCATCTTCCGTTCGGAATTCTGTTACGAGATTTTTTACTTCGAGGAGTCGCGGACCCATATCAACGAATAGCGAATAGTGTACGAATGTACGAAACTTGCGCCTATGAAAAATTGAGTTTTCTATTTCGAATGATTTGTATATTCGCGGTCAAATTCGTAATTCGTTGATGGTATGCCGAGTTTAAAAGAAGTCAGAACCAGGATTACTTCCACCATTTCCACGCAGCAGATAACGAGTGCTATGAAAATGGTGAGCGCTTCAAAACTCCGCAGGGCACAGGATGCGATTATACAGATGCGCCCCTATGCCGGAAAGCTGAAAGAAATACTGAGTAATGTAACCGCTTCTGTACCGGCATCGGCAGGTGGAGTTTTTTCGAAAGAAAAACCTGTGAAAAATGTTTTGCTCGTTGTGATTACTTCTAACCGTGGATTGTGCGGAGCGTTCAATTCAAATGTGATTAAACTTGCATCAAAAACTGCCAATGAAAAATACGCGGAACAGAAAAAGGCGGGCAACATACAGGTGCTTGCTGTTGGCAAAAAAGGCGCTGACTTCTTCAGAAGAAATAATTACAAAATCTTTTCCAACAACAGCGAACTCTTTGAGGGATTGAATTACGAAAAAACTTCTGTGGTGGCCGAAGCCATCATGAAAGAATTTGTGACAGGGAATTTTGACCGCGTGGAAATTTTTTACAACCAGTTCAAGAATGCGGCATCACAGATTTTAACTGCCGAGCAATATCTTCCCGTAGTGAAACCTGAACAGGAAAAAACGTCTGCTAAAAAAAGTACGATTGATTATGTTTACGAACCCGACATGGAAGAAATAGTAAAAGACCTCATTCCCAAAGCGCTTAAGATACAACTCTACAAAGCCCTGCTTGATTCTCACGCGGCAGAGCACGGAGCGCGCATGACCTCCATGCACAAAGCAACTGATAACGCTCAGGAAATTCTCAAAGATCTGCGCCTCACTTACAACAAAGCCCGTCAGGCAACCATCACAAAAGAAATTCTGGAAATTGTGGGAGGAGCGGAAGCCCTCAAAAATTAAGACCCAAGTCTCAAGTCCAAAGTCACAAATTCCTAGGGCTGTTCCTTGGAGTTTGGTACTTGGAATTTGAGACTTGGGGCTTCGTTAGTGTGCTTTTACCGGAAAATCCATTATCAGATTTGATTTTACTTTTACACCCATCATAACAGCAGGAGCGAATTTTAATTTCTCCACCATTTTTTTCACTTCTTCGCCCACGCCATATCCCACATCGCTGATGATTTTTACATTTTTGATAGTGCTGTCGGGCATCACGTCAAAACTGAGCTCGACATTTCCTGTAACGTAATTCTTTTTTGATTCTTCCGAATACTTGGCGTTATACATTATATATGTATAAAGCGTCTGCTCGCCTTTAGGGTAAAAAGCATCTTGCGTGGTTACCTGCATATTCTGCTTGTCGGGTTTTTCCTGAGCGGATAAAATTTGCCAACTGCAAATTGCCGATTGCAAAACAAGAAAGCGAATCATTGTTTTCATTTTTATTTTTTTGTTAAAAGTTGTTCAATTGTTTTCGGGTACCACTCATGTTCCAGCATCAGCACTTTTTGTGCCAAAGATGCTGGGGTATCCTTCTTTTCCACTTCGCATTTTTTCTGAAGAATGATTTCTCCTTCATCATAATGTTCGTTCAGGTAATGAATGGTGATTCCGCTTTCTTTATCGCCTGATTCAATAACGGCTTTGTGCACGTTCAATCCGTACATTCCTTTTCCTCCGAACTTAGGAAGAATGGCCGGATGTATATTGACAATCTTGTTGGGGAACGCATGGAGAATATCATCAGGAATCTTCCATAAAAATCCCGCACAGACAAGTAAGTCAAGTTTTTCGTTTAATAATTTTTGCAAAACAGGTTCGCCATTATATGACCATTCCTTATTAATAAGGATAGAAGGGATATTTTTCTTTTCTGCCCTTTTCAAAACATTTGCGTGGGGATTATTACAGACAACGAGAACTGTTTTTACATCGCCTTGCTTGAAATAATCAATAAGATGCTGGGTATTAGTTCCTTCGCCAGAGGCAAAAACCGCGATGCGTTTCATATCGTTCACTAAAGTACAACTTTATAAACTCCTGTTAATGTGGTCAGAAACGTGAAAAAAACTTTTTTTGCAGATATGATGGAACTTATATCTTTGCCAAACAAATTCTCCCGATGGGTATCGGGACAAAATCTTATAAAATGACAAAAGTAGCAGACATTGACGGAAAAGTTAAAGCCATCATTGCCGATAAACTCGGAGTGGATGAAAAAGAAATCACTCCTCAGGCAAGTTTTACCAACGATTTAGGTGCCGACTCGCTCGATACAGTAGAACTCATCATGGAGTTTGAAAAAGAATTCAACATTGCTATTCCTGACGAGCAGGCAGAAAAAATCAGCACCGTTGGAGAGGCAATCGAGTACATCAAGAAGAACATTAAATAAAGATTCTTTTTTGAAGATACGATTCACAAGTCAAAAGTCAGAGGCATCTCTTTTGACTTTTGACTTTTGATTTTTAGTACTATGGATCTCAAAAGAGTTGTTGTAACCGGCTTAGGCGCAATCACTCCGCTTGGCAATAATGTTCCTGATTTCTGGAACGCCTTGCTAAATGGCGCGAGCGGATGCGCGCGTATCACCCGTTTCAATCCCGAAAAATTCAAGACTCAGTTTGCCTGCGAAGTAAAAAATTTTAAAGCGGAAGAATATTTTGACCGCAAGGAAGCCCGCAAATTAGACGCGTATTCCCAGTACGGACTCGCAGCGGCACAACAGGCATACAAAGATTCAGGTCTTGATAAAGAAAAAATAAATCTCGACCGATGCGGAGTAATCTGGGGTTCAGGAATTGGCGGGCTGGAAACATTTCAAATGGAAGTTTCCGGTTTTGCGAAAGGAGATGGTACTCCGCGCTTCAATCCGTTCTTCATTCCGAAAATGATTGCTGACATCTGCGCAGGGCACATTTCCATTCAATATAATTTTCGCGGTCCGAACTTTACCACCTGTTCCGCCTGCGCTTCTTCCACCAATGCAATGATTGATTCTTTTAATTATATCCGCCTTGGAAAAGCCGATGTATTTATCACAGGAGGTTCTGAGGCAGCGGTGAATGAATCAGGTGTTGGTGGATTCAATGCCATGCATGCTCTCTCTGTGAGAAATGATTCTCCGCAAACTGCTTCTCGTCCTTTTGATAAAGACCGCGATGGATTTGTTTTGGGAGAAGGTAGCGGAGCCCTCATTCTTGAAGAACTGGAACACGCCAAAGCGCGCGGAGCAAAAATTTATGCCGAAATCGCAGGCGGTGGAATGACTGCCGATGCACATCACATCACCGCACCTCATCCTGAGGGATTGGGCGCTCTGAACGTAATGAGAAATGCTCTCAGCGATGCAAACATGAATTCCGATGAGATTGATTATATCAATGTACACGGAACATCCACTCCGCTGGGGGATATTGCCGAATCAAAAGCCATCAAAGGAGTTTTTGGAGAGAGCGCTTACAAATTAAATATCTCTTCTACCAAATCCATGACCGGGCATTTGCTTGGAGCCGCAGGAGCAATTGAAGCGATGGCTTGCATCCTCGCTGTGAAGAATGATATTGTTCCTCCTACAATTAATCACTTCACCGATGATCCAGAATTCGACACAAAATTGAATTTCACTTTCAACAAAGCGCAGAAGAGAGTTGTGCGCGCTGCTCTCAGCAATACATTCGGCTTTGGCGGACACAATGCTTCGGTGATTGTGAAAAAGTATTAAAGTCCCTCCCTGCCTCCCCGAAGGGGAGGAGAAAAAATTCCTTTTGTACAATTCCATTTTCGTTGTAGCTTCGTGGCTTAATGAAAAAGATAAATAGAATATTTTTTATTCTTCTATTCTCCCTTCTCTTAGGGAAGGGTTGGGGATGGGCTATTGCTCAGGATTCTTCCCGCATTGTTTTAATTGAAACCACTTACGGCAACATCAAAATAAAACTCTATAACGAAACTCCTCTTCATCGCGATAATTTTCTAAAACTGGTCGAGAAACATTTTTATGATTCTCTTCTCTTTCATCGTGTGATAAATACATTCATGATACAAGGAGGAGATCCGGATTCTAAAAATGCTCCTGCAGGAAAAATGCTGGGTGATGGAGATGTAGGGTATACTATTCCGGCAGAATTCAATCAAAAGCTTTTTCACAAGCGCGGAGTGATCGCTGGCGCGCGTAATGGCGATGAAGTAAACCCTGAGCAAGCTTCTTCCGGTTGCCAGTTTTATATCGTGCAGGGAAAAATTTTCAATGACAGCTTATTAGATTTGATGGAGAAAAGAATTATGAGAATGAAGGCGTACAATAATGTTGTTAAAAAAGCGGACAGCAAAAACTTATTTATCAGGTATGCTGAGTTTCAGCAAAAGGGAATGCCCGACAGCATGATGGTGGCCAAGAAAAAAATCGACATGCTCACAGAAGAGGAAATAGTAAAAGTTCCACCATATAAATTTTCTGACGAACAGAGAACTGCCTATAAAACCGTTGGCGGAACTCCGCATTTGGACGGAAGCTACACCGTGTTTGGCGAAGTGATAGAGGGAATGAATGTGGTGGATAAAATTGCCTCTGTGCCACGAGACAGAACGGATAGACCACTGGAAGATGTAAGAATGAAGATTTCTATTATTAAATAATTATGAAAGACCAAATAGAAAAACTGCTTTCAGAAATCGAAACGATAGAAATAAAATCCAAAGAACATTTGGAAGAATTTCGTTTGAAGTATTTGGCGAAGAAAGGAAAACTCACAGCATTGTTTGATGATTTCAAAAATATTGCAAATGAGGAAAGAAAAGAAGTTGGTAAAAATCTGAACGAACTGAAAAATAAAGTTCAGGATAAATTCAATCACTTCAAAGAAAAACTGGAAGGAGGTGATGAAACAATTTCTGCCGATGCTGATCTGACAAAACCTGCAGAGCCGATTGCGTTTGGTTCTCGCCACCCGATTTCCATAGTAAGAAATCAGATTGTAGATATTTTTGCACGAATTGGATTTACTGTAAAAGAGGATAGAGAGATTGAAGATGACTGGCATAATTTCTCTGCGCTTAATTTGCCTGAAGATCACCCTGCACGCGACATGCAGGATACATTCTTTGTAAAGGGACGAGGGACAAATGACGAGGGACGAAGTGAACAGCCAAACTTGGTGTTAAGAACACACACTTCTTCTGTGCAAATTAGAGTGATGGAAAATTCAAAACCTCCCATCCGAAGTATTTTTCCGGGCAGAGTTTATAGGAAAGAAAATATTTCAGCGCGCGCGCATTGTTTTTTTCATCAGGTGGAAGGATTGTATGTGGATGAAAATGTTTCGTTCGCTGATTTGAAGCAAACACTTTTATTTTTCTCACAGGAAATGTTCGGAGAGAATACAAAAATCCGTTTGCGCCCTTCTTATTTTCCGTTCACCGAACCGAGCGCAGAAGTGGATGTTTCCTGTTTCATCTGCGGAGGAAAGGGTTGCAACATTTGTAAAGGCAGCGGCTGGGTAGAAATTCTCGGATGTGGAATGGTGCACCCGAAAGTTTTAGAGAATTGCAAAATAGATTCCAAGAAATATACCGGCTTTGCTTTCGGAATGGGCATTGAGCGTATTGCGATGTTGAAATACCAAATCAACGACATCCGTTTGTTCTATGAGAATGATGTTAGGTTTTTGAATCAATTCAAGAACGCTTAGAGCCCCAGCGGA
Protein-coding sequences here:
- the atpG gene encoding ATP synthase F1 subunit gamma is translated as MPSLKEVRTRITSTISTQQITSAMKMVSASKLRRAQDAIIQMRPYAGKLKEILSNVTASVPASAGGVFSKEKPVKNVLLVVITSNRGLCGAFNSNVIKLASKTANEKYAEQKKAGNIQVLAVGKKGADFFRRNNYKIFSNNSELFEGLNYEKTSVVAEAIMKEFVTGNFDRVEIFYNQFKNAASQILTAEQYLPVVKPEQEKTSAKKSTIDYVYEPDMEEIVKDLIPKALKIQLYKALLDSHAAEHGARMTSMHKATDNAQEILKDLRLTYNKARQATITKEILEIVGGAEALKN
- a CDS encoding acyl carrier protein produces the protein MTKVADIDGKVKAIIADKLGVDEKEITPQASFTNDLGADSLDTVELIMEFEKEFNIAIPDEQAEKISTVGEAIEYIKKNIK
- a CDS encoding energy transducer TonB yields the protein MKTMIRFLVLQSAICSWQILSAQEKPDKQNMQVTTQDAFYPKGEQTLYTYIMYNAKYSEESKKNYVTGNVELSFDVMPDSTIKNVKIISDVGYGVGEEVKKMVEKLKFAPAVMMGVKVKSNLIMDFPVKAH
- the purN gene encoding phosphoribosylglycinamide formyltransferase codes for the protein MKRIAVFASGEGTNTQHLIDYFKQGDVKTVLVVCNNPHANVLKRAEKKNIPSILINKEWSYNGEPVLQKLLNEKLDLLVCAGFLWKIPDDILHAFPNKIVNIHPAILPKFGGKGMYGLNVHKAVIESGDKESGITIHYLNEHYDEGEIILQKKCEVEKKDTPASLAQKVLMLEHEWYPKTIEQLLTKK
- the pheS gene encoding phenylalanine--tRNA ligase subunit alpha; the encoded protein is MKDQIEKLLSEIETIEIKSKEHLEEFRLKYLAKKGKLTALFDDFKNIANEERKEVGKNLNELKNKVQDKFNHFKEKLEGGDETISADADLTKPAEPIAFGSRHPISIVRNQIVDIFARIGFTVKEDREIEDDWHNFSALNLPEDHPARDMQDTFFVKGRGTNDEGRSEQPNLVLRTHTSSVQIRVMENSKPPIRSIFPGRVYRKENISARAHCFFHQVEGLYVDENVSFADLKQTLLFFSQEMFGENTKIRLRPSYFPFTEPSAEVDVSCFICGGKGCNICKGSGWVEILGCGMVHPKVLENCKIDSKKYTGFAFGMGIERIAMLKYQINDIRLFYENDVRFLNQFKNA
- a CDS encoding peptidylprolyl isomerase is translated as MKKINRIFFILLFSLLLGKGWGWAIAQDSSRIVLIETTYGNIKIKLYNETPLHRDNFLKLVEKHFYDSLLFHRVINTFMIQGGDPDSKNAPAGKMLGDGDVGYTIPAEFNQKLFHKRGVIAGARNGDEVNPEQASSGCQFYIVQGKIFNDSLLDLMEKRIMRMKAYNNVVKKADSKNLFIRYAEFQQKGMPDSMMVAKKKIDMLTEEEIVKVPPYKFSDEQRTAYKTVGGTPHLDGSYTVFGEVIEGMNVVDKIASVPRDRTDRPLEDVRMKISIIK
- a CDS encoding ABC transporter ATP-binding protein → MGPRLLEVKNLVTEFRTEDETVRAVNGISFTLHKGEILGIVGESGTGKSVTALSVMRLIKSPPGKITDGQMIYHSKKFGAVDLLKLNEEQFRHYRGNEIGMIFQEPMTSLNPVYTCGDQVAEAILLHQKCTAKTAKQKTIELFKEVQLPRPEVMYNTYPHQLSGGQRQRVMIAMAISCNPSILIADEPTTALDVTVEHTILELLKKLQKERGMSIMFITHDLGVIAELADRVIVMYKGRIVEEGSVWKIFAHPQHPYTKGLLACRPPLNRRYHWLPTISDFMITREDGSMTESPHTIEQVTSKIIVSKRERENRHKEIYAQQPVLRIKNLKTYFPVRKGILSRSKEFVKAVDDVSFDVYPGETLGLVGESGCGKTTLGRTILRLIEPTAGEIIFEGKNIMGLSVSELRPMRKHMQIIFQDPYSSLNPRITIGEAIVEPMRVHKLFEHDSFRKHKAMELLKKVNLDETHFYRYPHEFSGGQRQRICIARALALNPEFIICDESVSALDVSIQAQVLNLLRQLQKEFKFTYIFISHDLSVVKFMSDRMIVMESGKIVEMGESDSIYSNPQTEYTKKLISAIPKGELNDIKARMEAKENVSL
- a CDS encoding DUF86 domain-containing protein; the encoded protein is MNASLFCILLKENSKENIIQDATLCRALARSLEIIGEATKRIEDDIKIKYPHLKWQDMKNMRNRLIHDYFGTDYEIVYDTAVKDIPELHHEIKRIIEIESKK
- a CDS encoding nucleotidyltransferase family protein; this translates as MQSPVQNKKELIERILANQEQILSYGVRRLGIFGSFVRDEAKETSDVDFFVEFIPEKKTFHNFMRLGDLLEEITGRKIELVTPQSLSKYIGPYILKEVEYVPIAA
- a CDS encoding nucleotidyltransferase domain-containing protein, producing MSNTALQSIKSIVRDFFPDAQVMLFGSRARGEFRKGSDYDVLVITKSSFSPREKISWCTKINKALVQSIRAPVDVLINSEEEVASKQELPGHIIRWAMKEGIKL
- the fabF gene encoding beta-ketoacyl-ACP synthase II, translated to MDLKRVVVTGLGAITPLGNNVPDFWNALLNGASGCARITRFNPEKFKTQFACEVKNFKAEEYFDRKEARKLDAYSQYGLAAAQQAYKDSGLDKEKINLDRCGVIWGSGIGGLETFQMEVSGFAKGDGTPRFNPFFIPKMIADICAGHISIQYNFRGPNFTTCSACASSTNAMIDSFNYIRLGKADVFITGGSEAAVNESGVGGFNAMHALSVRNDSPQTASRPFDKDRDGFVLGEGSGALILEELEHAKARGAKIYAEIAGGGMTADAHHITAPHPEGLGALNVMRNALSDANMNSDEIDYINVHGTSTPLGDIAESKAIKGVFGESAYKLNISSTKSMTGHLLGAAGAIEAMACILAVKNDIVPPTINHFTDDPEFDTKLNFTFNKAQKRVVRAALSNTFGFGGHNASVIVKKY